A genomic stretch from Lathyrus oleraceus cultivar Zhongwan6 chromosome 2, CAAS_Psat_ZW6_1.0, whole genome shotgun sequence includes:
- the LOC127122453 gene encoding uncharacterized protein LOC127122453 — protein MILGVPLQHCIPFNSDIPPPEHKDIAKALHLEVFVVKENLSSKGGLSGFHLDFVIDKAEECAAQGNWEAECALLALSVYGIMLFADEPKFVSMSVIHMFLLKNPVPTLLGDFYFSVHNKNEKRRGRLVRCCAPLFHKWLVGHLPKDDTFLTPHQAWNWARRLVVLTDKDIIWCNKNTKGGDFVVSCGKYPNVPLLGMKGCINYNPILLRRQLGYALTHAPKDQDLVESFYFLVQDNLELVKQAAGAWRNIQTKGATVYGKCNNISSSQYDIWLRERARITLLPFSMGEPSDPVIVEFVSMVEYNSLKQEKGKVDKLNAKLSEGLKKTLCAKKEAEREVQRLNELQKQSNERIAEDADYIRKVCSGEDILKKACKAAKEQLGRAEYRLIERQQRWEELSDRQRQVEIEIRAENEQLKSQENEQHEALRLAEQEIVELKIRAGVKRTKEQDKYRKLEEAVKTRNLLIQGLTEHPTYPVTEALLKEVREDSFGLDV, from the coding sequence ATGATCTTGGGTGTTCCTCTACAGCATTGTATCCCTTTCAACTCCGATATACCTCCACCAGAGCATAAGGATATTGCTAAGGCTCTTCATTTGGAAGTGTTTGTTGTGAAGGAAAATCTCTCTTCTAAGGGAGGTCTGTCTGGTTTTCATCTGGATTTTGTGATAGACAAAGCCGAAGAGTGTGCCGCTCAAGGCAATTGGGAGGCTGAGTGTGCTCTGTTAGCATTAAGTGTCTATGGTATTATGCTATTCGCCGATGAACCAAAGTTCGTAAGTATGAGTGTTATTCATATGTTTCTGCTAAAGAACCCGGTTCCCACCCTTCTTGGTGATTTCTATTTTTCGGTGCACAATAAGAATGAGAAGAGACGAGGGAGGTTGGTCAGATGTTGCGCTCCATTGTTCCATAAGTGGCTCGTGGGGCACTTGCCAAAAGACGATACTTTTCTGACTCCGCATCAAGCCTGGAATTGGGCTAGAAGGTTGGTTGTCTTGACTGATAAAGACATCATATGGTGTAATAAGAATACCAAAGGTGGGGATTTTGTGGTTAGCTGTGGGAAATACCCTAATGTACCATTGTTGGGTATGAAGGGTTGTATCAACTATAACCCGATTCTTTTGAGAAGACAATTAGGGTATGCCTTGACTCACGCTCCTAAGGATCAAGATCTGGTGGAATCTTTCTACTTCCTTGTGCAAGATAATCTAGAACTGGTTAAGCAAGCTGCTGGAGCTTGGAGGAATATTCAGACTAAAGGTGCTACTGTCTATGGAAAATGtaacaacatctcttcttctcAGTATGATATTTGGTTACGAGAAAGAGCTCGGATTACTCTTCTACCTTTCTCTATGGGAGAACCATCTGATCCGGTTATTGTTGAGTTTGTCAGCATGGTTGAGTACAACAGTTTGAAGCAAGAAAAGGGGAAAGTCGATAAGTTGAATGCGAAGCTGAGTGAAGGCCTCAAGAAAACTTTGTGCGCTAAGAAAGAAGCTGAGAGAGAAGTTCAAAGATTGAATGAGCTTCAAAAACAAAGCAATGAGAGGATTGCTGAAGATGCTGATTACATCCGTAAAGTCTGTTCAGGTGAGGATATACTGAAGAAAGCTTGCAAGGCTGCTAAGGAGCAGTTAGGAAGAGCTGAATATAGGCTTATTGAGCGCCAGCAAAGGTGGGAAGAATTGTCTGATCGCCAAAGACAGGTTGAGATAGAAATCAGAGCAGAAAATGAGCAGTTGAAGAGTCAGGAGAACGAGCAGCATGAAGCACTTCGATTGGCTGAACAAGAGATCGTCGAACTAAAGATTCGAGCAGGGGTCAAGAGAACAAAAGAACAAGACAAGTACAGGAAATTGGAAGAAGCGGTCAAGACGAGGAATTTGTTGATTCAAGGCCTTACAGAGCACCCTACTTACCCGGTTACAGAGGCGCTTCTTAAGGAAGTTCGGGAAGACTCGTTTGGGCTAGATGTTTGA